tactgttctttattttacaaATCTGTCCCCACTTTGATATGGAAAACTACTCCTGCAAGGTGGAAAAGGTCAAATGGGATCACTTACATTACAGGCGTagctttttaaaattaaaatgcaataaGCCAAAACATATGTAATAATCAacattattttgtttttcatttttaaaaattacaacaATATCATTCAGAAATTTTATGCTAGCTTATGTTTAATTTTCTATTCACAACCCctctctcttttaatttctatctatttttttagttagtATATCCAAAAAGATTTCGAATGCTATATcttaaaaatatacataaattcAAACATCAGATATGTGATGGAACCAATAATATAATCAACGATACGAAATGCATGCAAATATTCCTAACAATGTGAACAATAAATATATCGAATGTTTATTTACTAAGTATACAAatgattattctaatattaaaatttagataaataatttaaaaatgtaatatattttaatttaattaataattattcatgttattcaaaaaattattaattatctaCCATAACCCTATTTCTAATTCATTGATGTCTGGCAATGCATAAATCAACGACAAAGTCCAAAAATGACTCGCGTTATTTTCCCCAAATCCAAAATAGCCAACGTTGTTGGTTGAAAAAGGGCAACAATAATCATTAGTTATCAAGCGGATAAGGTCATAAGGATGCGTGATTCATGTTTTACCCAGCAACAAAATAGGTTAACTAGATAATGCATTACAATTAAGTGTTGTTTGTTACGGACAatacaatttgttatcacatttatttaaaaaaaaatatgaggaGCCAATAAAATATTGTACAATAGAGATTTaaggagtattagagatataattattaatattattttttttatttgttgaaaTTTTTGGAATGTGTAGTATCATGATATGGTATTAGAGCTTTAGATCCTAGTACGTTATTCTAGATAGTATCAgagatatttattttgtaattcaatagcccattgtacacattgtacaaataatCTATTGTCTCCCTAAcgaattcttaaaaaaatatcaatgcTACTGAAAAATTAAGAGGGGTCTAACCAACAATAAgccaacaaatattttttaattatattctaTACTAACTAATAACATTAATATCATTAATTAgtgattaattaaatttttttaaaagatacaaaattaataattattaattatctcTTCTTACTTTAATTCACATTTTATCATTTATTACGTAAACACACTATAATAatatagattattttttaggattatatgtgtcaaaaaaaattttttgacactattttaactatagaaatatattaataaaaattttgtcaaaaatagtatttttaacatataaataattgtaaaaaaagtttagatcttattttgataaatattggccgtcaaaaataatttattaaaaaaatttaaaatatattttttgtgatacTTATTAACcgtcaaaaatattatttatttttatatttattgacCATAAAAAATTCTCAACAAAAATTCTTAATAAAAAACGAGATGAGATCTTGAAACTGAAGAATAAACTGATATTTCGAAAATGAAGAATGAGTAGTATGATACCAAATTGAGAGCAGTGTGATGCCAAAATTGACAAGCTCAACAAAAAAAGGAATAGTAGAGTAAATTGAAAATAAACGAGTGTCAAAATTGAGTAGTAATTTTCTACAATCAGATTATTCATAAACAAACATAGAAAATTTGATATTTGtaatatttgtcaaaaatatatattaatttttacactTAACTATAGTGCTAAAAAAACGTGTTAAAATAACTCTCTTTTTTTATAGTGACACTGATCcctttttctaaaaaaaacttcgaaattctaaaaaataaaaaagcaccaaaatataagataaagaatcatccaaatcctaagaaaaaaaacatacaaaaaatagaaaaaaaactcatccaaaactaataaaaataatcttctaaatcctaaggaaaaacatacaaaatataagaaaaagaataatcctaaattaataaaaaagaatcaTCCGAAATGcagaaaaaaacataaaaaattagttaaaaaatcaTTCAAATCCAAATAGGAGGAGGAGCAGAAGAGTCGCAGGGTGGCCGGCGACGACGTCTTGGACGGCGTTGCGTAGATAGTGGAGGAACTTGCGATGGCGTGTTGCGATGAGTGGAGGAGTCGCCATGGATCAGAGTAGTTGATCGCGCGTCGCGAATGGAGACCTGGTGGTGGCTGCGTCGCGACGGATGGAGAGTCATGGGGTGCGAGTGGCGAACGATGGAGAGTCGCGAGCGGTAAGGGTGCGTCGTGCGAGCGATGAAGAGTCACGATGGGATGTGAGGAGGGTGAAGTAAAAACACGATGGTGGCTGTCTTTCCTGCGCGAACGGAAGATGAAGTGGTGGAGAATAATGCAAAGACGACAAGCAATGGCGCGCGAGAACGGTGCTGCGGCGATACTAGTAGCGCGACGATGAAATCGCAGCAGCGTAGGACACTGGGAAAATGGATTAAAATTTGTGGTTTTGTGTGGTGAATGGTGAGtggaagaaaaaataaattagagtaattttgatttaaaaatattattaatgtcgattaatcaaattttaaattaaaaaaaataatttaaaattaattattattaattaaattgttcAATTTTTAGTTGGTAGACACTTTGATTCCGtatactttttcaaaaaatatataacttcAATGCTTTGAATCTTTACAAATTTTGACGGATGTACTATATTTTATTAGTCAAATAAAACTTCTTATGTTATATGGTATTAAAAGATAAACTTCTAATAGTTTGTATTtcattaccaaaaaaaaaagtattacaGTAGTAGCGTTATTCTTTGTTGGGAAAATTTTCTTATTAATTACTAACTCTAGTATGTTTATTTTCAATATTTCACAGATTTAAAACTATGAacgaattaaaaattaaataattcaaTGGAAGTATGACTGCTATAAAGATATCGGTAAAACTAAAATACTCTTACCGAATAAAGATGTTACAGCTTACAAGTCAAATATTACTCTAATGATTAATTTAATAGCTAACTTTTTAGATGTTAAAGAGTATACGAGAGTTTTTTTCtattctgtttagtatttttttttttttttttgcggtAAATATATTGGTAAGAGAGGAGAGGTTTGCAGGttactaaataataaatatccTTACAACAGCTCTTTGTATGACTTATTATTGTAGCAAAAGAGAATTGAAGAGTAGAGAGGTAAGTGACAATAACCTACTCTAACAGctttttaactaatttaagtTACAATACCAGTCTTTTGGGATTTAGGGAACTACTAGTCTCTGAATGAATTTTGGACTTGATTGACCAATCATTATTGGCATCGATCTATCCTTATATATTTGGCCTATAAATGAAAGTTGAGGGTAAATAAAAGGAAACTATCACTGATGAAAATGTTATATATCCCTACCTGGAGGCCTTGTTGGTCATGTTATTGTTAGCTAGGGTTTTGAAACTTGATGATTGTAatgcattatatatatattgcatgCATCTGCGCTATACTTTAAAATACTTTGCTAAATAGTAAATAGTTGGAATAAAATATTGTGACGCTCCAAGAGTGGCGGAGAAATTgcataaaatattatttatgtatatattgaCACTATTTTTcatcaaatttaatttattgatgTATAAAAAGCAAGCTAGCTAGGATGCATGGATGGCGTGAAAATCCTTTGATTAACAGAGTGGTATCGCCAGTCTCAAGCTTTGAACTAGATCCTTCATGCTTGCCCTGTATTTCTCACCCATCTGCGATGCAGTGGATGGTATCAGACTACTGAGTGAGAATTGAAATTGGAATGCTAAATAGGGAGACAAAAAAACAGCCAATTCATTAATTGtcgcaacaattaataaatgttaaataagaCAAGTTATGACTGTTTTTGGCTGATTTTCTTTGATTGCAGAGGTAGGTGCGGTGGTACATACCTGAGCAACAATGGTAATATCAAGGGCACAGGTCCCAAAGGGTAAGACACTTGTGCTTACAATGGAGAGATCAAGATTTGTGAGATGGCTGAATACTTGGGGCACGGCTTTGTGGCCTTGGCAGTGGATTCGAATCAACACCTGCTTCTCCAACGCCCTTGCTTCAACTAGTTCACATGCAGCATCATGCCTCTTGTTCACCAACGACACCGACTCTACTACTGTTCTGTTCTTCTTTCTGCTTTCATCCTCTAGCTTGTTCCCTTGCTCTTTGAGTTGATTGATATAAGCGATTGCTTCACTAAGAATTGACACCTTGTCAATCTATCcaacaaattaattaatgtaacttgaaataataaaagcaaATGAAGGAGAGCATGCAGTAGATCGAGCGACCTTTTTCAAGTGAGGGATGGTGGCAGAAAGTGCTATGAATCTCTGGGTGATCTCCTGCCTCCTCTTCCTCTCCGCCATGATGTGGTCTAAGCACTCCGAAGAGCTTCTTCTTGCCTTCTTTGCCGTATTACCACCATTGACTATGGACTTGGAACTGTTGCTCTtgctcatcatcatcatcatcatcagttTCGGGAGACTCAATCtctctccaacttcttgtaccACGCCACCTCCATTATTGCCCGTTTGAAATTAAATCttaaatcaatataaaatattgttaaaatttCTGAAAGTAAAAAAGCTATTTGAAAGATGCCACCATGTTTGCACCGTTGGATACATGGATTTCAACTTCTTCCATCAATCTCTTCTGATGACTTCTGACTTCTGAGTTCTGAGACATTTAAGAGACGGACCACTGTTGTTTTCTACTCATACTTATTAACCACATATATATGATACGAGAAAATCTAGAGGACCAGCAACTTTTGTGTTTTGTGTCCAGTACTTAaccattaaaagaaaaatgagtgaTCTCCCACCATTAGATATaatctcacactattaaaaatattattgatggtCAATTAATTgttacaaaacacaaaaattgcTAACTCCCTAACACTTATCTTATGATATATCTCtatctcttttcttatttttccaacaataattaaatattgtCCCTATCAGGCAAAGCTAGACATTTTACCCGACGATCTGTTTAATTAATTCAATGAAAGGTGCAGCTAGCATTTTCGGTAAAGAAATATAATACTATGTCGATACCCATATACAAAAGAGGAGGGGGCCGGGGGAATGCTCTCAATATTGTGGTTCTGAATGATTGGGGTATGAGATGGCTATATCATTAATTCGTTTTGTCGTTGCTTTAGCAATGATGTATCTGGCTAGTTAATGCATGTACTACGCACACAGTAGATCCAGACTTGACCTGCTTCCACCTCTCTTCTATTGTTATAAACATACATCTTTTGGATTCAACATAAACACATACACAAACCCGCCCCCTATAATATTATACTCATATACCCTATGGAgaaagtttatttattttcttcaatttattaattatactAACCTCTTCTGTATTATTAACTTCTAAATTTTTGGCATCCTTTTTATATGCTATCTCTTTatattcaaaattcacaaatatTTATTATTGTAAAGTTGAGTAATAAGTGTATGTGAAAAATAGGGATTGACTAAACTTgagataatttttattttatttttttacttagATCAGTTTTAATATCAAAAGTAAAAGATATAAATAATACATATGCAAAGACAATGTAGATATAACATAAACCACGTGTTTGTCTGTCTGGTAGgagtttaaaactttaaatggGGAAAGGTCCAAGTTGTGAATGTTGTTGCCCTCATAAAAATGCAATATAAGATGTTTTTTTGTGGAGGACTGGTGTAGTTGTCTAGATTCTAGAAGGAGGGCCTAGCCATCCGGAATCCGCATGCTTTATGAAGATGATAGTGTTCCCCCTTTGGCTATTGTTTCTTGTTTCTATATCCTTGTGTTGATGCAGAGCATGGATGCTCTTTTCTGATATCATGCATGTGTTTTTATTTGTTCATGTCCAAAAGGGAGGATTCCCGTAACCATAACCATACATGACAAAATTAATAAGTTGTTTGGACTTGGATTCTTTTGAGTGATATATCGGATCATATCATATGCATGCCATGCACACCATATTAGTTATGACATTATGTCACTCAAACTCAAACTCTATTGGAAATGTCTCTATTAGTTACGAAAGCAGTTAAATGATTTgattaatttgactaaatttttatcaaacaatttttaactatcaacttcacgtgaagtcggtTCTacctgaatttttttttttttttactttctgAAGTCTGAACTCTGCCAATCAGCCAGTTTGTTTTTTTGTCTGACAATAACGTAAATTATAGCCCAAACAGCTCTCTTTTCTTTTGGGCCACTTGCTACTATGGGCCAGCTCCAATACAGTTGAGTCcaagaaaagagagaaataaaagaaaataaaaatacccGAGGAAGAAGattacagaagaagaagaagaagaaggaaggggGGAAATACGTGAACGATGAGAATATGTGGATTGTTGGTGAGAGGATGTAAATTGCGATGGCGTGAGAGGAGGTAATTGTATTGGTGTATGTTTGTTTGCAGTGATTAGATGTGTGGGAAAGCATGCAAGATAGGTTGAAACTTGAAATTGGCGTGAGATGCGAGAAATTGAGATGGATAAAGTGCCGGAGCATATAATATGGGAGATATTGGGGAGGTTAGAGAAAAGCAGTGACAGGAATTGTGCTTCCCTTTCGTGTAAACGGCTTTATGAAGTGGACATGGCGCAGAGGCATACGCTGAAGGTTGGTTGCGGAATGAACCCGGCGGAGCAGGGTTTGAGATCTCTGTGCAGGCGGTTTGGGAACCTGTCTCGAGTAGAAATCACCTACTCCGGTTGGATGTCAAAGCTTGGAAAGCAGTTGGATGACAGCGGCCTCCTCATCCTGGCGCACCACTGCCCTTCCCTCTCAGATCTCTCTTTCAGCTACTGCACATTCATCACCGATGTCGGTCTCCGCTACTTGGCCTCCTGCTCCCACCTCTCCTCCCTCAGCTTGAATTTCACCCCCAGGATCACCGGCTGCGGCATTCTCTCTCTTGTTGTGGGCTGCAAGAACCTCTCCTCCCTCCACCTCATTCGATGCCTCAATGTCAGCAGCGTTGAGTGGCTTGAATACCTCGGCAGGCTTGGCACGCTCCACCATCTCTCTATCAAAAACTGCAGAGCCATCGGCGAAGGCGACTTGATCAAGCTGGGTCCTGGCTGGCAAAACCTCAAGACCCTGCAGTTTGAGGTCGACGCTAACTACCGCTATATGAAGGTGTATGACCGGCTATCCGTGGATACATGGCAGAAGCAACATGTCCCCTGCCACAGTATGGTGGAACTAAGCCTCGTGAATTGCATCATCAGCCCTGGCAGAGGCCTTGCTTGCGTCTTGCCCAGGTGCAACAACTTGAAGAAAATTCACTTGGACATGTGTGTTGGGGTAAGGGACATTGACATTATTTCTTTATCTCAAACATCAATTGAACTCGAGTCAGTTTCCTTGAGAGTTCCTTGTGATTTTTCCCTAACGAGATTAACAGATCAAAGCCTGATCGCCTTGGCTCACAACTGCTCAAGGCTTGAATCAGTTAGGATATCGTTTTCGGATGGGGAGTTCCCTTCCTCCACCTCCTTCTCATTAAGGGGCATACTTTGCTTACTAGACAAGTGCCCCGTTAGGCAGCTTGCTCTCGACCATGTTTACTCCTTCAATGATATTGGAATGGAAACTCTTTGCTTGTCGCAATATCTTGAAAACCTTGAACTTGTGAGATGCCAAGAGATAACTGATGAGGGTCTACAGCTCGTGAGTCAGTGTCCCCGTTTGTGCCGTTTGCGCTTAAGCAAGTGTTTGGGGATCTCAGATGATGGACTGAAGCCACTTGTGGGATCCTTTAAGTTGGATTTCTTGGCCGTTGAAGATTGTCCCCAGATTTCGGAAAGAGGTGTTCAAGGAGCAGCAAAGTCTGTGTCTTACAGGCTAGACTTATCTTGGATGTGCTGAATCTCAATTCTGCCTGCACTCTCATCATCCACCCTTAGCTTATTGTTGCTGTATTTATTGTTGTACATCTTGTTTTACTTAGCTTAATGTTGCTGTATTTATTGTGTACATATATTCTGTTATCAACTCCCAGCAGCATCTGGTTCTTTATTAAGGCTTTCCCATGTTCATTGCCGTGTGGATAGGTCACAATAATGAATAACAATATCTGATATTTCACGCACAGGTCCATATTCTTGTTCATTACTTCATTGTGATTGTGATTTATATTTTGTGCTGCTTCAGTTTCCGAATACACTAGATTTTAATATTGTAAAGTTATTTATACTTCTCCCGTTGTATTAGAATCAATTATACATAAGAAATTCCCATCTGAACAGGGATGTATATCTCCATATATCCAACATCTATAAATTCAAGTAAAAGGAAGcaacaaactaaaaaatagCAATCAATCTGCATGCATGTAATTGGACTTAAGCTAGTTTTGGGCTCTCTCTGAATAAGGCTGGACTGGTTTCCAGTGTAGAGGAAGTTGGAACCCAAAAATCCTTGTCCAATTACTTATCTTaataacctttttattttttggtccAACTCCAACGAAGGAATAATTATTCTAgccctaaaataaataaaagaaagatgGATGGAAAAAGAAGggctaattttttaaataaacattcgatatatctattgtttacattgtttaatatttttattgttgaaCAATATAAACaaccaccaatcaaataaaaatacactacacctccaaattaatcctctaaattttaatattaaaataatcatccgTACACTAGTAAAATGAATATCCAATATATCTATTGtttacattgtttaatattttcattgttcacctatacttttccttttgCATATGACGCAAGGTTTGGTGTAACGCGAGGTTATGGAATTTATAGGAGTTTGACACCAGTGTGACAGCAGTCAGGTGATGGAGAAGATTCTTGCAGGTGGGAGGGGACGATCGTCCGATTTGTACGTAGTGGATAGTTGTGTGCACAGAAGTTGGAGGCTGAAAGTGATGGTGGGGTGAAGGTAGGGTTTGATGAAGAGGGACAAAAGTGAAATGAGGGGCTCAGCTTCACTCGGTGTATACAACATTCACTATCGGGTCCCTGCATGTTTAACACGTGTTTTGAGACACAAATTgaacggtccgatttgtgtacctGCCCAACCAGTAAACAGACTGTCCAATTTTTTAATCCTAGCCGTCACACTCCCGTTAAGCACCCTGTACCCCCATAATGCGGTTATACACCATCACTCATccaatatcaaaataaaaaagtgaaaaaagaaCTCAActctcaaaaaataaaaagtaaatagtGTGTAGTGCATTAGCATAATAGCATTAGAGGAAGTACAAGAGGAATTGAGTGTCATGTTAGTGAGAGATGGTCACAATCAACTTTACTGAATTGAGACTCTTGCAAGTCCGAATCCCATATCTCTCGGTAACAGAGTGAGAGAGAGCGAGTGCCATTTTGatgaaaaggaaagaaggaTACGAAAGAATATTCAAAAGAAGGAAAGAGAAGGCACAAAAAGGTTACATTATTTAGGCAAAAGATTCAGAGTTGCCACAAATCCATGAATAGAGAGTAGGAAAATGATAAAGATATGATTATGGGAGACTTTGTTTGTCTGTTTGGTCCTACTCTTCTCTCCATGCAAAATGCAAAGCAAGACAAATAAAATCTCTTGGTCCAAAGAGTGAGAGCACCACTGTGCAAACCCCAAAATCTTCGCGTGCTTCCTCCTCCCCTTGGGAAAACAAACGCACCCTTCTCTTTCTCCCAAACCGCTTAAATCTCTCTCCAATGTTTTGTGTTTAGGGGTTTACTTGGGGCTTATAGACCGACATTCTTCGTGGTGTGGCTCTTGTTACGGAATGTTTCTCCAAATATCACACAAACACACGACTTTGCTACAAACAAAGCCACCTCGCATTGGAAAATGTTCAAAACTAGCTACCTACACATGTAGCTCTAACATCACCTGTATCTTTGTGCGTGCGTCTTTGAATGCACTCTTTCCTCTATACTCTTTAAATTTGCAGCATTGACTTGTAAGCTTAGAGAGAGGCACGAGTTGTGGACATAccaaattagaaataaaattctCAAACTGAAGCACTTTAGTTTAGGAAAAGTATACTGAGTATGTGTGTCCAAAACCAAAAGTAATgcttaacaattaataaaaaatatttaatagggAATGTTAGGAaacaatgattttttttaaacaacaTAAACAACGGATGTTCAATTTATTAGGTGTGCGGATGGTTATCCTAATATTAGATTTAGATGGGTAATTTAagagtataatatgttttcactTTATTGAGTCCATTGTTCACATTATTCGCAAAAACTATTGTTtacctatactttttcataTTTAATTAAGGAAAAATATAGGTGAACAATGAAAATACTAAACAATGTAAACAATAGATATATCAGATGTTCATTTTACTGGTGTACgaatgattattttaatattaaaatttagagaattaatttaaaaaatgtaatgtatttttatttgattagtgGTTGTTCATATTGTTTAATAAAGTCAT
The Arachis stenosperma cultivar V10309 chromosome 7, arast.V10309.gnm1.PFL2, whole genome shotgun sequence genome window above contains:
- the LOC130941966 gene encoding transcription factor bHLH18-like, with the translated sequence MMMMMMSKSNSSKSIVNGGNTAKKARRSSSECLDHIMAERKRRQEITQRFIALSATIPHLKKIDKVSILSEAIAYINQLKEQGNKLEDESRKKNRTVVESVSLVNKRHDAACELVEARALEKQVLIRIHCQGHKAVPQVFSHLTNLDLSIVSTSVLPFGTCALDITIVAQMGEKYRASMKDLVQSLRLAIPLC
- the LOC130940364 gene encoding F-box/LRR-repeat protein 14, giving the protein MREIEMDKVPEHIIWEILGRLEKSSDRNCASLSCKRLYEVDMAQRHTLKVGCGMNPAEQGLRSLCRRFGNLSRVEITYSGWMSKLGKQLDDSGLLILAHHCPSLSDLSFSYCTFITDVGLRYLASCSHLSSLSLNFTPRITGCGILSLVVGCKNLSSLHLIRCLNVSSVEWLEYLGRLGTLHHLSIKNCRAIGEGDLIKLGPGWQNLKTLQFEVDANYRYMKVYDRLSVDTWQKQHVPCHSMVELSLVNCIISPGRGLACVLPRCNNLKKIHLDMCVGVRDIDIISLSQTSIELESVSLRVPCDFSLTRLTDQSLIALAHNCSRLESVRISFSDGEFPSSTSFSLRGILCLLDKCPVRQLALDHVYSFNDIGMETLCLSQYLENLELVRCQEITDEGLQLVSQCPRLCRLRLSKCLGISDDGLKPLVGSFKLDFLAVEDCPQISERGVQGAAKSVSYRLDLSWMC